A window of the Bradyrhizobium diazoefficiens genome harbors these coding sequences:
- a CDS encoding PRC-barrel domain-containing protein, with the protein MRTAGWLVLSVATVAGLTVAVSRAAEEQPAAATEANAPPTVQPPASVVPVTPKDAAPPPSVTIIGASDAHGVLGRDVRSAADEDMGHIVDVIVDLTGHVRAAVIDFGGFLGVGSRKIVVDWNALRFGKITNKKDSITLELTKAQVAAAPEYKEDTPMVVLGASGSLQPLQAVQ; encoded by the coding sequence ATGCGTACCGCCGGATGGTTGGTCCTGAGCGTGGCGACCGTCGCGGGCTTGACGGTTGCCGTATCGCGTGCCGCGGAGGAGCAGCCCGCGGCCGCAACCGAGGCGAACGCGCCGCCGACGGTGCAGCCGCCTGCTTCGGTCGTGCCCGTCACGCCGAAGGATGCCGCGCCACCGCCGTCGGTGACCATCATCGGCGCCAGCGACGCCCATGGCGTGCTTGGACGCGACGTGCGCAGCGCGGCGGACGAGGACATGGGCCATATCGTCGACGTCATCGTCGACCTCACCGGCCATGTGCGCGCCGCCGTGATCGATTTCGGCGGCTTCCTCGGCGTCGGCAGCCGCAAGATCGTGGTCGACTGGAACGCGCTTCGGTTCGGCAAGATCACCAACAAGAAGGACAGCATCACGCTGGAATTGACCAAGGCGCAGGTCGCGGCGGCGCCGGAATACAAGGAAGACACGCCGATGGTCGTGCTCGGCGCATCCGGCAGCCTGCAACCGCTGCAAGCGGTTCAGTGA
- a CDS encoding amylo-alpha-1,6-glucosidase produces MGAEAATKIVSVSQKIETVVEQAFYIPMTGPAARPRRSLKHDDTFIVLDSHGDIGASAGGPDGLFNYDTRYLARLELVLDDLQPLLLGSNLRDDNSGLTVDLTNPDIYRQGRIVLQKDLLHIVRTIFLWRGTAYQRIGLQNHGEQRASFELTLLYDNDFADLFEVRGERRPRRGTGTSKLLGPTDVLFEYRGLDDAERTTGLHFDPRPTRLSVNAATWQLELDPHESKSLFVAVSCNRPIAEKPARFFRGLLAHRREMRQSTIGAACIETSNNIFNEVLCQAMADLNMLMTETPQGRYPYAGIPWYSTTFGRDGLITALQMLWVDPRIAKGVLRRLAHFQAEAVDPLADAAPGKILHEMRGGEMAALREVPFSQYYGSVDSTALFVLLAGRYVERTGDEKTLVELWPAIEAGLAWIDGPGDPDQDGFIEYQRATEKGLANQGWKDSFDAIFHADGKLAEGNIALAEVQGYVYAAKQLAARCALRLGKPDVANRLEAEAKTLAERFEEAFWCEDLGTYALALDGKKRRCEVRTSNAGQVLFSGMIRQDRARLVAADLMRPHFFSGWGIRTVARGEVRYNPMSYHDGSIWPHDNALIALGLAHYGLKHSVAHVFKGLFDAATYMDLRRLPELFCGFRREKRRGPTLYPVACAPQAWASATPFTLLEAALGIEFDVARCEIRLRNPHLPAFLNEVILHDLRLGESSVDLRVSRHGHDVALEVLRTRGQIQVSIVLAH; encoded by the coding sequence ATGGGAGCCGAAGCCGCAACCAAGATCGTTTCGGTATCGCAGAAGATAGAGACCGTCGTGGAGCAGGCGTTCTACATTCCGATGACGGGGCCCGCTGCGCGGCCCCGCCGCTCCCTCAAGCACGACGACACTTTTATCGTGCTCGATAGCCATGGCGATATCGGTGCGTCGGCGGGCGGGCCGGACGGCCTGTTCAACTACGATACGCGCTATCTGGCGCGGCTGGAGCTCGTGCTCGACGATCTCCAGCCGTTGTTGCTCGGCTCGAACCTGCGCGACGACAATTCGGGATTGACGGTCGACCTGACCAATCCCGACATCTATCGTCAGGGTCGCATTGTCCTGCAAAAAGACCTGCTGCACATCGTGCGCACGATCTTCCTGTGGCGCGGCACGGCGTATCAGCGCATCGGGCTGCAGAACCACGGCGAGCAACGTGCCAGTTTCGAGCTGACGCTGCTGTATGACAACGATTTTGCCGATCTGTTCGAAGTGCGCGGCGAGCGGCGTCCTCGCCGTGGGACGGGGACCAGCAAGCTGCTCGGGCCAACCGACGTGCTGTTCGAATATCGCGGCCTCGACGATGCCGAGCGGACCACCGGGCTGCACTTCGATCCGCGTCCGACGCGGCTTTCGGTCAATGCCGCGACCTGGCAGCTCGAGCTCGATCCGCATGAGTCGAAATCGCTGTTCGTGGCCGTGTCCTGCAACCGGCCGATCGCGGAGAAGCCGGCGCGCTTTTTCAGGGGCCTGCTCGCCCACCGCCGCGAGATGCGGCAGTCGACGATTGGCGCGGCCTGCATCGAGACCTCCAATAACATTTTTAACGAGGTGCTGTGCCAGGCCATGGCCGACCTCAACATGCTCATGACGGAGACGCCGCAGGGGCGTTATCCCTATGCCGGCATTCCCTGGTACTCGACGACGTTCGGCCGCGACGGCCTGATCACCGCGCTGCAGATGCTATGGGTCGATCCGCGTATCGCCAAGGGCGTGCTGCGGCGGCTCGCGCATTTCCAGGCCGAGGCGGTTGATCCGCTCGCCGATGCCGCGCCGGGAAAAATCCTGCACGAGATGCGCGGCGGCGAGATGGCTGCGCTGCGCGAGGTGCCGTTCTCGCAATATTACGGCAGCGTGGATTCGACCGCCTTGTTCGTCCTGCTCGCGGGGCGCTATGTCGAGCGCACCGGCGACGAGAAAACGCTCGTCGAGCTGTGGCCCGCGATCGAGGCCGGGCTCGCCTGGATCGATGGTCCCGGCGACCCCGACCAGGACGGCTTTATCGAATACCAGCGCGCGACCGAAAAGGGGCTCGCCAACCAGGGCTGGAAGGACTCTTTCGACGCGATCTTCCATGCCGACGGCAAGCTCGCGGAGGGCAACATCGCGCTCGCCGAGGTCCAGGGCTATGTCTACGCCGCAAAACAGCTCGCCGCGCGATGCGCGCTGCGGCTTGGCAAGCCTGATGTCGCGAACAGGCTCGAGGCGGAAGCCAAGACGCTCGCCGAGCGCTTCGAGGAAGCGTTCTGGTGCGAGGACCTCGGCACCTATGCGCTGGCGCTCGACGGCAAGAAGCGGCGATGCGAGGTGCGCACCTCGAATGCCGGGCAGGTTCTGTTCAGCGGCATGATCCGCCAGGACCGCGCCCGTCTCGTCGCAGCCGATCTGATGCGGCCGCATTTCTTCTCGGGCTGGGGCATCCGCACCGTCGCGCGCGGCGAGGTGCGCTACAACCCGATGTCGTATCACGACGGATCGATCTGGCCGCACGACAACGCGCTGATCGCGCTTGGCCTGGCGCATTACGGGCTCAAGCACTCGGTTGCGCATGTGTTCAAGGGCCTGTTTGATGCCGCGACCTATATGGATCTGCGCCGGCTGCCGGAGTTGTTCTGCGGCTTCCGCCGCGAGAAGCGGCGCGGCCCGACGCTCTATCCGGTCGCTTGCGCACCGCAGGCCTGGGCCAGCGCGACGCCGTTCACGCTGCTGGAGGCGGCGCTCGGCATCGAGTTCGACGTCGCGCGCTGCGAGATCCGCCTGCGCAATCCGCATCTGCCGGCGTTTTTGAACGAGGTCATCCTGCACGACCTGCGGCTCGGCGAGTCCAGCGTGGACTTGCGCGTCAGCCGCCACGGCCACGACGTGGCGCTGGAGGTGCTGCGCACGCGCGGCCAGATCCAGGTCTCGATCGTGCTCGCGCACTAA
- a CDS encoding ABC transporter ATP-binding protein, producing the protein MDHLSGYARRPFAFVVRYLRRRLASHLVILGAVIAAVACSVGTQYGVKFLVDSLSAGTSHGGSVWLAFILLMSLIAADNFLWRIASWTASFTFVRVTGDLRRDIFRHLTGHAPSYFSDRMPGMLTSRITATSNAVFTVENMFVWNVLPPCIATIAAIALIGTVSPYMALGLTVIAGGMVIAMFHLAAAGKPLHDDFADKAAVVDGEMIDVISNMPLVRAFCGIGHEHERFDATVNRELTARSRSLRYLEKLRLLHAGVTVVLTVALMAWAVTLWQQGEATTGDVVLVCTLGISILSATRDLAVALVDVTQHVARLTEAIATLLVPHELRDHPEAEPLVKTGAAIAYNNVTFGYPGAEKIFERFSLRLQPGQRVGLVGQSGGGKSTLFTLLQRFYDVDEGSVTVDGQDISMVTQQSLREAISVVPQDISLFHRSIRENIRYGRPNATDDEVLRAAIAARCDFIDSLPEGLDTMVGDRGVKMSGGQRQRIAIARAFLKDAPILLLDEATAALDSESEEAIREALSRLMRGRTVIAIAHRLATLRNFDRVIVLKHGKIIEDGAPDRLMQGHGPYRELVTQEMSRLAKFAA; encoded by the coding sequence ATGGATCATCTTTCTGGATACGCGCGCAGGCCATTTGCTTTTGTCGTGCGCTATTTGCGGCGTCGATTGGCGTCGCATCTGGTGATCCTGGGCGCCGTGATTGCAGCCGTTGCCTGCTCGGTAGGCACGCAATACGGCGTCAAATTTCTTGTCGATAGTCTGTCGGCGGGAACCTCGCATGGTGGTAGCGTATGGCTGGCATTCATTCTGCTCATGTCGCTGATCGCCGCCGACAACTTTCTGTGGCGGATCGCGAGCTGGACGGCGAGCTTCACCTTCGTGCGTGTCACGGGCGATTTACGCCGTGACATATTTCGTCATCTGACCGGGCATGCGCCGAGCTATTTCTCGGACCGCATGCCGGGCATGCTGACCAGTCGCATTACGGCCACATCCAATGCGGTGTTCACCGTCGAGAACATGTTCGTCTGGAACGTGTTGCCGCCGTGCATCGCCACAATTGCGGCGATCGCGCTGATTGGAACCGTGAGCCCGTATATGGCGCTCGGCCTGACCGTGATCGCGGGCGGCATGGTGATCGCCATGTTCCATCTGGCCGCGGCCGGCAAGCCGCTGCATGACGATTTCGCCGACAAGGCCGCCGTCGTCGACGGCGAGATGATCGACGTCATCAGCAATATGCCGCTGGTTAGGGCGTTCTGCGGCATCGGCCATGAGCACGAGCGGTTCGATGCCACCGTCAACCGGGAACTCACCGCGCGAAGCCGCAGCCTGCGTTATCTGGAGAAGCTGCGGCTGCTACATGCCGGCGTGACCGTGGTTTTGACCGTTGCGCTGATGGCCTGGGCCGTCACGCTCTGGCAGCAGGGCGAGGCGACCACCGGCGACGTCGTGCTGGTCTGTACCCTCGGCATCTCCATTCTCAGTGCGACGCGCGATCTCGCCGTGGCCCTGGTCGATGTCACCCAGCACGTCGCGCGCCTGACCGAGGCGATTGCGACGCTGCTGGTGCCGCACGAGCTGCGCGATCACCCGGAGGCGGAACCGCTGGTCAAGACTGGCGCCGCGATCGCGTACAACAACGTCACCTTCGGCTATCCCGGGGCTGAGAAGATCTTTGAGCGATTCAGCCTGCGGCTCCAGCCCGGCCAGCGCGTCGGCCTGGTCGGCCAGTCCGGCGGCGGCAAGTCGACCCTGTTCACGCTGCTGCAGCGCTTCTACGATGTCGACGAGGGCAGCGTGACCGTCGACGGTCAGGACATCTCCATGGTCACGCAGCAGAGCTTGCGCGAGGCGATCTCCGTGGTGCCGCAGGACATTTCGTTGTTCCACCGCTCCATTCGTGAGAACATCCGCTACGGCCGGCCGAATGCGACCGACGACGAGGTGCTGCGCGCGGCGATCGCGGCGCGCTGCGATTTCATCGACAGCCTGCCGGAAGGTCTCGACACCATGGTCGGCGACCGCGGTGTGAAGATGTCCGGCGGTCAGCGCCAGCGCATCGCGATCGCGCGCGCCTTCCTCAAAGACGCGCCGATCTTGCTGCTCGACGAGGCGACTGCCGCGCTCGACAGCGAATCCGAGGAGGCGATCCGCGAGGCGCTGTCGCGGCTGATGCGCGGCCGCACGGTGATCGCGATCGCGCATCGCCTTGCGACGCTGCGCAATTTCGACCGGGTGATCGTGCTCAAGCATGGCAAGATCATCGAGGACGGCGCGCCCGACCGCCTGATGCAGGGCCACGGACCCTACCGGGAGCTGGTGACGCAGGAAATGAGCCGGCTCGCGAAGTTCGCCGCGTAA
- a CDS encoding glycosyltransferase family 4 protein encodes MRIAQVAPLTEAVPPKLYGGTERVVHWLTEELVALGHDVTLFASGDSQTSAKLDALWPRALRLDGSVRDPNALHMVLLERVRQKCDDEEFDFLHFHLDYYPWSLFYRQPTPFLTTLHGRLDLPEHQPVFNTFSKMPVISISNAQRRPVPQANWVTTIHHGLPENLLTPKLAKQEYLAVLGRIAPEKGVDRAIKIAMHCGIPLKIAAKVDRADQDYYDELIKPMIENNPLVDFIGEISDHEKSDFLSGALGLLLPIDWPEPFGLVMIEAMACGTPIVAFNRGSVPEIIDEGLTGFVVEDILSAAGVVNRLAQLDRTAIRKQFEKRFTARRMALDYLAAYRNLTEATAPRIKLVSSAE; translated from the coding sequence ATGCGCATCGCGCAGGTAGCTCCGTTGACGGAGGCTGTTCCACCCAAGCTGTATGGCGGCACCGAGCGGGTGGTGCATTGGTTGACGGAAGAGTTGGTTGCCCTGGGTCACGACGTCACGCTGTTCGCCAGTGGCGACTCGCAGACGTCGGCAAAACTGGACGCATTATGGCCGCGGGCGCTTCGCCTCGACGGTTCCGTGCGCGATCCCAACGCGCTGCACATGGTGCTCCTGGAGCGCGTGCGGCAAAAATGTGACGACGAGGAGTTCGACTTCCTCCACTTCCACCTCGACTATTATCCGTGGTCGCTGTTCTACCGGCAGCCGACGCCGTTCCTGACCACGCTGCATGGCCGGCTCGATCTGCCGGAGCACCAGCCGGTGTTCAACACGTTCTCCAAGATGCCCGTCATCTCGATCTCGAACGCACAGCGGCGGCCGGTGCCGCAGGCGAACTGGGTGACGACGATCCATCACGGCCTGCCTGAAAACTTGCTGACGCCGAAGCTGGCGAAGCAGGAATATCTCGCCGTGCTCGGGCGCATCGCGCCGGAGAAAGGCGTCGACCGCGCCATCAAGATCGCGATGCATTGCGGCATCCCGCTAAAAATCGCGGCCAAGGTCGATCGCGCCGACCAGGACTATTACGACGAGTTGATCAAGCCGATGATCGAGAACAATCCGCTGGTGGATTTCATCGGCGAGATCAGTGATCACGAGAAGTCGGATTTCCTCAGCGGTGCGCTCGGCCTGCTGCTGCCGATCGACTGGCCGGAGCCGTTCGGCCTGGTGATGATCGAAGCCATGGCCTGCGGCACGCCAATCGTCGCCTTCAACCGGGGCTCGGTGCCGGAGATCATCGACGAGGGCCTCACCGGCTTCGTGGTCGAGGACATCCTCAGCGCCGCCGGCGTCGTCAACCGCCTCGCGCAGCTCGACCGCACGGCGATCCGCAAGCAGTTCGAGAAGCGCTTCACGGCGCGGCGAATGGCGCTGGACTATCTCGCCGCCTATCGCAACCTGACCGAGGCCACCGCGCCGCGGATCAAGCTGGTCAGCAGCGCGGAGTAG
- a CDS encoding alkyl/aryl-sulfatase yields the protein MTEISSSEPKDATPSVIAQQTAMLNALPFSDTRDFDDAARGFLGTIEHAEITNPQGRTVWSLEPYGFLSAEQAPPTVNPSLWRQSRLNMQHGLFEVVPGVYQVRGLDIANMTLIEGDSGVIVVDTLTSIEGARAALDLYFKHRGVKPVAAVIFTHTHTDHWGGARGVLEEDALARASVPIIAPNLFMEHAVSENIIAGPAMLRRAQYQFGPFLAKGARGQVDCGLGKTMAAGAVALLRPTDLIMATGDKRVIDGVEFEFQMAPNSEAPAEMHFFLPRYKLLNLAENCTHNFHNLLPFRGADVRDALAWSKYLNEALHLWGGKAEAMCGQHHWPVWGRERIDTMIREQRDLYKFAHDQTIRLMNHGLNAAEIAETIQLPKSLEGAWPGRGYYGHIRHNVKAIYQKYLGWYDANPVNLDPLPPVESGKKFVEYMGGADAILTRARADFDKGEFRFVAQALGHLVFAEPDNQAARALLADTLEQLGYAAESSTWRNAYLFGAQELRQGMPKTPPRPPMPRETLAALRTSQLWDVLGIRLNGPKAEGKHIVLNWSFSDTGETFVLNLENCALTYTEGVQADNADASFMLARATLDEVIAKLTSFPEAVAAGKVKLSGNPMRLAELMGLMDEFPRMFEIVEPKRAVVV from the coding sequence ATGACCGAGATTTCGAGCAGCGAGCCGAAGGACGCAACGCCGTCCGTCATTGCGCAGCAAACGGCAATGCTGAATGCGCTGCCGTTTTCGGACACGCGGGATTTTGACGACGCGGCGCGCGGCTTCCTCGGCACGATCGAGCACGCGGAGATTACGAATCCGCAGGGGCGGACGGTCTGGAGCCTCGAGCCCTATGGCTTTCTGTCCGCCGAACAGGCGCCACCGACGGTCAATCCGAGCCTGTGGCGGCAATCGCGCCTCAACATGCAGCACGGGCTGTTCGAGGTCGTGCCCGGCGTCTATCAGGTGCGCGGGCTCGATATCGCCAACATGACGCTGATCGAGGGCGACAGCGGTGTCATCGTCGTGGACACCCTGACCTCGATCGAGGGCGCCCGCGCCGCGCTCGATCTCTACTTCAAGCACCGCGGTGTGAAGCCGGTTGCGGCTGTCATCTTCACGCACACCCATACCGATCACTGGGGCGGCGCGCGCGGTGTGCTGGAGGAGGATGCGCTCGCCAGGGCCAGCGTGCCCATCATCGCGCCGAACCTGTTCATGGAGCATGCCGTCTCCGAGAACATCATCGCGGGGCCGGCGATGCTGCGTCGGGCGCAATATCAATTCGGTCCGTTCCTCGCCAAGGGGGCGCGAGGGCAGGTCGATTGCGGCCTCGGCAAGACCATGGCGGCGGGCGCGGTCGCGCTGCTGCGGCCGACCGACCTGATCATGGCGACCGGAGACAAGCGTGTCATCGACGGCGTCGAGTTCGAATTCCAGATGGCACCGAACAGCGAAGCGCCGGCGGAGATGCACTTCTTCCTCCCCCGCTACAAGCTCTTGAACCTCGCCGAGAACTGCACGCATAATTTCCACAATCTGCTGCCGTTCCGCGGCGCCGACGTGCGCGATGCGCTGGCGTGGTCGAAGTACCTCAACGAGGCGCTGCATCTGTGGGGCGGCAAGGCCGAGGCGATGTGCGGCCAGCACCACTGGCCGGTGTGGGGCCGCGAGCGCATCGACACCATGATCCGCGAGCAGCGCGACCTCTACAAATTCGCGCATGACCAGACCATCCGCCTGATGAACCACGGTCTGAACGCGGCCGAGATCGCCGAGACGATCCAGCTGCCGAAGAGCCTGGAGGGCGCCTGGCCCGGCCGCGGCTACTACGGCCATATCCGCCATAACGTGAAAGCGATCTACCAAAAATATCTCGGCTGGTACGACGCCAACCCGGTCAATCTCGATCCGCTGCCGCCGGTGGAATCGGGGAAGAAGTTTGTCGAGTACATGGGCGGCGCCGACGCGATCCTGACGCGGGCGCGTGCTGATTTTGACAAGGGCGAATTCCGCTTCGTGGCGCAGGCGCTCGGCCATCTTGTCTTCGCCGAGCCGGACAATCAGGCGGCGCGCGCATTACTGGCCGATACGCTGGAGCAGCTCGGCTATGCCGCCGAGAGTTCGACCTGGCGCAACGCCTATCTGTTCGGCGCCCAGGAATTGCGCCAGGGCATGCCGAAGACGCCGCCGCGCCCGCCGATGCCGCGCGAGACGCTGGCGGCGCTGCGCACCTCACAGCTCTGGGACGTGCTCGGCATCCGCCTCAACGGCCCGAAGGCGGAAGGAAAGCACATCGTGCTGAACTGGAGTTTTTCAGACACCGGCGAGACATTCGTGCTCAATTTGGAGAACTGCGCGCTGACCTATACCGAAGGCGTGCAGGCCGACAACGCCGACGCCAGCTTCATGCTGGCGCGCGCCACGCTGGATGAGGTGATCGCGAAGCTGACGAGCTTTCCGGAAGCGGTCGCCGCCGGCAAGGTCAAGCTGTCGGGTAACCCGATGCGGCTTGCCGAGCTGATGGGCCTGATGGACGAATTCCCGCGGATGTTCGAGATCGTAGAGCCGAAGCGGGCGGTGGTGGTGTAG
- a CDS encoding TRAP transporter large permease: MRAATVFGLLIALMLTGIPVSIALGLTVMTFLFTLTTVPIEAVSMKLFTGIEGFEIMAIPFFILAGNFLTHGGVARRMINFATSLIGHWHGGLGLAGIVACAMFALVCGSSVATVAAIGAIVLPEMVRHGYPMRFGAGIITVAGSLGILMLPSIPKIVYAVSTNTSIGALFVAGLLPGILLTTMLCIVTWWLARKRDYPRLPKATWGETIHAFRESIWGLMLVVIIIGGIYSGLFTATEAAAMAAVYSFIIAVFVYKAIKMADVPRVLLRAANTSAMLLYIVTNAVLFSFVLSNENLPATLADWIAAQNLGWVGFLLVVNVLLLLAGNFMEPNSIILIMAPILAPAAKKLGIDLVHFGIVMDVNMEVGLCHPPVGLNLYVASMIARMRITDLAGAVMPWLLTMLGFLVIVTYWPDLTLWLPRVLGMH, from the coding sequence ATGCGGGCTGCGACAGTGTTTGGGCTCCTGATCGCGCTGATGCTGACCGGCATCCCGGTCTCGATCGCGCTCGGCCTCACCGTGATGACCTTCCTGTTCACGCTGACGACGGTGCCGATCGAAGCGGTCTCGATGAAGCTCTTCACGGGCATCGAAGGCTTCGAGATCATGGCGATCCCGTTCTTCATCCTCGCCGGCAATTTCCTCACCCATGGCGGCGTTGCGCGCCGCATGATCAATTTCGCGACGTCGCTGATCGGGCACTGGCACGGCGGACTGGGGCTCGCCGGCATCGTCGCCTGCGCCATGTTCGCGCTGGTGTGCGGCTCGAGCGTGGCGACGGTCGCCGCGATCGGCGCCATCGTGCTGCCGGAGATGGTCCGTCACGGCTATCCCATGCGCTTCGGCGCCGGCATCATTACGGTTGCCGGCTCGCTCGGCATCCTGATGCTGCCGTCGATCCCGAAGATCGTCTATGCGGTCTCCACCAACACCTCGATCGGCGCGCTGTTCGTCGCGGGTCTCTTGCCCGGCATCCTGCTGACGACGATGCTCTGCATCGTCACCTGGTGGCTCGCGCGCAAGCGCGACTATCCGCGGCTGCCGAAGGCGACTTGGGGCGAGACCATCCACGCCTTCCGCGAGAGCATCTGGGGCTTGATGCTGGTCGTCATCATCATCGGCGGCATCTATAGCGGGCTGTTCACCGCCACCGAGGCGGCCGCGATGGCCGCGGTCTACTCCTTCATCATCGCCGTGTTCGTCTACAAGGCGATCAAGATGGCCGACGTGCCGCGGGTGCTGCTGCGCGCCGCCAACACCAGCGCGATGCTGCTCTACATCGTCACCAACGCAGTGCTGTTCTCCTTCGTGCTCTCCAACGAGAACCTGCCGGCCACCCTGGCCGACTGGATCGCAGCGCAAAACCTCGGCTGGGTCGGCTTCCTGCTGGTCGTCAACGTGTTGCTGCTGCTCGCCGGCAACTTCATGGAGCCGAACTCGATCATCCTGATCATGGCGCCGATCCTGGCGCCGGCGGCCAAGAAGCTCGGCATCGACCTCGTCCATTTCGGCATCGTCATGGACGTCAACATGGAGGTCGGCCTCTGCCATCCGCCTGTCGGCCTGAACCTCTACGTCGCATCGATGATCGCGCGCATGCGCATCACCGACCTCGCGGGAGCGGTGATGCCGTGGCTGCTCACCATGCTCGGCTTCCTCGTCATCGTGACCTACTGGCCCGATTTGACGCTGTGGCTGCCGCGGGTGCTGGGGATGCACTAG
- a CDS encoding DctP family TRAP transporter solute-binding subunit produces MRKLLFAVAAAAFALAPAVAEAQSPIIIKFSHVVANDTPKGKGALKFKELAEKYTDGKVKIEVYPNSSLYKDKEEIEALQLGSVQMLAPSTAKFAPLGIKEFEALDLPWLFKDEQTYSNAMKGTVGKWLFQKLETKGITGLAYWDNGFHMVSSNRPLTKPEDFKGLKFRISGSKIADQYFRLMGSIPQIMAFSEVYQALQTGVVDGCENTASNYLTQKFYEVQKDITVSYHAHLQYAVIVNSKFWSGLPPDIRTQLDKAMADASEYTNQIAHQENEDALAEIKKTGKTTLHYLTDADRKAWQEAMQPTYKWAKGRVGQEVLDLIGKELDVKMN; encoded by the coding sequence ATGCGCAAACTGCTCTTTGCGGTCGCAGCGGCCGCGTTCGCTTTGGCTCCTGCTGTGGCCGAGGCCCAAAGCCCGATCATCATCAAGTTCAGCCACGTCGTCGCCAACGATACCCCGAAGGGCAAGGGCGCGCTGAAGTTCAAGGAGCTTGCCGAGAAGTACACCGACGGCAAGGTCAAGATCGAAGTCTATCCGAACTCCTCGCTCTACAAGGACAAGGAGGAGATCGAGGCGCTGCAGCTCGGCTCGGTGCAGATGCTCGCGCCCTCGACCGCGAAATTCGCACCGCTCGGCATCAAGGAGTTCGAGGCGCTCGACCTGCCCTGGCTGTTCAAGGACGAGCAGACCTATTCCAACGCGATGAAAGGCACGGTCGGCAAATGGCTGTTCCAGAAGCTGGAGACCAAGGGCATCACCGGTCTCGCTTATTGGGACAACGGCTTTCACATGGTGTCGTCGAACCGCCCGCTAACGAAGCCGGAGGATTTCAAGGGCCTGAAATTCCGTATCTCCGGCTCGAAGATCGCCGACCAGTATTTCCGTCTCATGGGCTCGATCCCGCAGATCATGGCGTTCTCCGAAGTCTACCAGGCGCTGCAGACCGGCGTGGTCGACGGCTGCGAGAACACCGCGTCCAACTATCTGACGCAGAAGTTCTACGAGGTGCAGAAGGACATCACCGTGTCCTATCACGCGCATCTGCAATATGCCGTCATCGTCAACTCGAAATTCTGGTCCGGCCTGCCGCCTGACATCCGCACCCAGCTCGACAAGGCCATGGCGGACGCGAGCGAGTACACCAACCAGATCGCGCACCAGGAGAACGAGGACGCGCTGGCCGAGATCAAGAAGACGGGCAAGACCACGCTGCATTATCTGACCGACGCCGACCGCAAGGCGTGGCAGGAAGCGATGCAGCCGACTTACAAATGGGCCAAGGGCCGGGTCGGGCAGGAAGTGCTCGATCTCATCGGCAAGGAACTCGACGTCAAGATGAACTGA
- a CDS encoding methyltransferase domain-containing protein, with protein MVWDPQQYLKFSGHRLRPAVDLLMRIPDVGPRTVADLGAGAGNVTKLIRERWPTAAVTGVEGSAEMVAAGRKAAPDVEWSHEDLGHWRPAKQYDVVYSNAALHWLPNHAALFPSVMEKVAPGGMLAVQMPRNFLAPSHVLIGETALNGPWRSKVEHLVTPPPVEGPAFYHDLLAPLSQNIDIWETEYLQVLEGENPVKEWTKGTWLTRYLDVLEGAEKIAFEAAYGERVAKAYPKNTAGQTLFPFRRLFMVAQRKG; from the coding sequence ATGGTCTGGGATCCGCAGCAATATCTGAAGTTCTCCGGTCACCGGCTCCGGCCCGCGGTCGACCTGTTGATGCGGATTCCCGATGTTGGCCCGCGCACGGTCGCGGACCTTGGCGCCGGCGCGGGCAATGTCACGAAGCTCATCAGGGAGCGCTGGCCGACCGCCGCGGTCACCGGCGTCGAGGGCTCGGCCGAGATGGTTGCCGCGGGGCGCAAAGCCGCGCCGGACGTGGAATGGTCACATGAGGACCTCGGCCATTGGCGCCCCGCCAAGCAATACGACGTCGTCTATTCCAATGCCGCACTGCACTGGCTGCCCAATCACGCGGCACTCTTTCCGTCGGTGATGGAGAAGGTCGCGCCCGGCGGCATGCTTGCCGTGCAGATGCCGCGCAACTTCCTGGCGCCGTCGCATGTCCTGATCGGCGAGACCGCCCTGAACGGGCCGTGGCGGTCCAAGGTCGAGCACCTCGTCACGCCGCCGCCGGTCGAGGGGCCGGCCTTCTATCACGATCTCCTCGCGCCCTTGTCGCAGAATATCGACATCTGGGAGACCGAATATCTCCAGGTCCTCGAGGGCGAGAATCCCGTGAAGGAATGGACCAAGGGCACCTGGCTGACGCGCTATCTCGACGTGCTCGAGGGCGCCGAGAAGATCGCGTTCGAGGCGGCTTATGGCGAGCGAGTCGCAAAGGCCTATCCCAAGAACACCGCGGGCCAGACGCTCTTTCCGTTTCGGCGGCTGTTCATGGTCGCCCAACGCAAGGGTTAA